In Microplitis mediator isolate UGA2020A chromosome 2, iyMicMedi2.1, whole genome shotgun sequence, a single window of DNA contains:
- the LOC130678409 gene encoding uncharacterized protein LOC130678409: MRIFLIKDIHYIQQRIVRLYLWTNFLSIEYLIEKMSKLFFLMILSLVGLLALTGVNANSQCWENEDTQGCLNKWCHAIQGYYCCKGYRCYSGVLDSGHCIKE, encoded by the exons ATGCGCATTTTCCTGATTAAAGATATTCATTACATTCAACAGCGAATCGTAAGATTGTATCTCTGGACAAAT TTCCTATCAATCGAATACTTGATTGAAAAGATGTCGAAACTATTTTTCTTGATGATTTTATCCTTAGTTGGATTGTTGGCTTTGACTGGTGTCAATGCCAATTCACAGTGCTGGGAAAATGAAGACACTCAAGGCTGTCTGAACAAATGG tgccaTGCAATTCAAGGATACTATTGTTGTAAAGGTTACAGATGTTATTCAGGCGTGTTGGATTCTGGACATTGTATAAAAGAATGA